The nucleotide window CACTGTTGCCCTGTTTCTTTGATAACATGGCTAACAGATTTCAAAATGCTGTTTTGAGCAAATGTGcaccagtgattttttaaaatctaacaattttaagtatattattttaattgtcaGCTTCTgtctttcctgtttctctgctgaCCACTCTGAAATGTTACAGTGTTCAGGCCACTTTGTAGAGGGACCTTGTGGCTTTGAGGATAAACAAATGGATTCATTTCTAAGTTCCTTGAGGTCAGAGATCAACATGGTCTCCAAACAACCTGCCACAATTACCGATGACTACTAGGTCCATGCTAACATTTATATACCCAGGCTTATGGATAACTGATATTCACAGTAACCTGGTGCCTCAGAGCCTGTTCCTCCTATGAGGTAGCACTAATGGCATATTTCCTTCCCCAGTATTAGATTCTTATTTGGTGCCTTGCTGGTTGTAGCCCACACACCTTTATGTCCCCCTTCTCTGCAGGTTAACTGCTAAAGTTTGTGAAGTAACTGGTAACCAGGGAGGCAGTGTTTGTAACGGTTAAGAGAGGATGCATTAGAGTTTGAGTCCTGTCTTTGACATTGGATTTATGATCTGGGCTGGTTTTTAAACCCTCTGAGATTTAGCTCCCTCATCAGTGAAGCAGTGATTCACAgggttattttgaaaattagatgACCTGTTGTCACCAAAAAGCATGTTAGTTGCCAGCTGCATGCAGAGTCCAAttaacaagagtgaggtctggtacaaaaaaaaagtgaattcctAAGCTAGCTTGGAGAAAGGGGCACAAAACGTCCTGCCTTTATCCACACCCAGAATGTGCTGCTTCACTTTTGGAGCAGAAagtgggcctcttttataaagtaGAGTGGAAAGTGAGCCAGAGCAGGGGGTCCCCCGGTTCCCTGGTGCTTCATCTACCAGACAGTTGAGTTGGCACCTTCCTTGGCAGAAATATAAGTTATATAAGTGGCCAAGTGGGCATACTCTCACCATGCCCTCGTAGTAGGTGTGAGTTCAGAGGCCACACCCTGGAGGTGAGAGTTCTGTGGGGACATGCTTTGGTCTGCAAATCGACTGTCAACTCTCCAAGGGAGATCAAAGTTAAGGTTGTCTTGGAGCACATAGTTAGATATACTTGCCCTGTAGGGAATTTCTGGTCAGGAGAGGTGAAAGGTTACATTTGCATTTCTGAAGATCTAAGTAGGAAGCGGGGCATAGggggaaggggaaaagagaaaataaaaaattaaactatgACTTAGAAAAATGGAGGTACTTGGTTACAGTGTGTCAGGGATTTAGCAGTCTGCGTGGCACATGAAAGGCATGAAATAAGTAATAACCCTTATTCctgtctgtattagtttgttctcacactgctaataaagacatacctgagactgggtaatttatacaggaaagagatttaatggactcacagttccacatggctggggaagcctcacaatcatggcagaaggcaaggaggagcaagtcacatcttacatggatggcagcaggcaaagagagagcttgtgcatggaaactcccccttataaaaccatcagatctcgtgagacttattcactatcacaagaatagcatgggaaagacccatccccatgattcagttacctcccatcaTGTCCCTtccacatgtgggaattgtgggagctataattcaagatgagactggggtggggacacagccaaaccatatcactgtcagAGTTTGCTGTGGCTTTATACCTTCATAAGATAGGTGAATGCATCCATCAGCTGAGGCTCTGATACAGTGCAGTAACAAATGACCTCAAAAATCGTAGTGGCTTATTGGAAGAAGGGTTGATTTTTTTGCTAATATTACCTGTCCTTTATGTATCTGTCTTCGGCTCTTCCCTCTGGGACCCAGACTGAGCTGCTCCTTGTGGGAACTGCTGATGTTTTgacaaaagaaagagggaaggtggAACTACACAGCAGCTTTTAAGTTTCTGCTTGGAAGTAAGTTTCTGCATCACTGCCATTCATGTTTCATTGATGTGGTTGTTAATGAAGTGGATCATCATTTTAAAGGGGCAGAACTGGTAGGGACAGGCCTGCAAGGATGGGGTAGCAAATATTTGACACTAATGCAGTCTACCTCAGTGTTTGTTGGATGGAGTTCACAATTGTGAACCCAGAGATTCATCAAACCCAGATAATTGATCTACACCAAGACTCTCATAGCCACTGAGGTATAAACCAGAATGCCATTTTTTCTCTCTAACAGTGGATAATATATCTGTCCTAGGGACTGAGTATAAGAACCTATATGGGGTAAGCTTTTCTTGTGGCTGATTTGCTCAGAAGACTGAATTATAAAGTAATAGCTTAtataaagcatacaaaaacaaaatttggatGTTACCAAAAGACTATTTATATCCAAAATACACCATGGTTTTTAATCCAGTTCTCCTTTTGGAATTCTTATCGCCTGAAGTCCAAGAATGAACTAGATTGATGGCAGCATATCGTAAATAAAGCTGGAGATCACTTACAGATTTCTGATGCTTCTTTTCAGGCTCTTGTTAATAGCAAATGCTTTTCTTGTTGACTGCTAATGCATCATCCCATGACTTATAATTATTCTTTTATGCTGTCTGCTTCCTGAATAATGAGACTTTATTATCACAATTACAGTGTCTTCAAATCACAGTGTAAGATGGATTAACCAGTTCTACCCATTGTGTGTTAATTCTTGCTGACTTTGGTTTCATAGTAAGTTTTACCACCCCTGGCACAGGATTTTGAggatttttctcaatttttctgcTTATAGCTGGGCATCTGTGGCCTGCTTGGGTAGAGCAATATGATGCAATAATGttcaaaaatatattatgaaaataaaattgaagatgCGTTTTCAaatcaatagaaaagaaatattgcTTAGCTATGTCATTTGTTGGATAATTGGATAAATTGAGAGTTTGATTCCCAGCAGCAAAACTTTgtaaaacagaaggaaagattatattttaaaagtaaatagcaggtctgggaacagtggctcatgcctgtaatcctagcactttgagagaccgaggtgggtggattgcctaagttcaggagttcgagagcagcctgggcatcatggtgaaaccccatctctactaaaatatgaaaaattagctgggagtggtggcgcacacttgtaatcccacctactcgggaggccgaggcaggagaattgcttgaacctgggaggcagaagttgcagtgagccaagatcacaccactgcacactgcactccagtgacagcaagatgctgtctccaaaaaaaaaaaaaaaaggaaatgccagCAAgatagaaagggaaggaaaatattctggtttttgttttttatatttcaaacCAGCATAATTTTGATGCCAACATCtaatataaatggcaaacaaaaaacaataaaactacaaatcaatcTCACTTAAGACTGATTATCTCCAAACCCCAAGTCAGTATAAGCAGACAGTGTCCGGTAGCCGCAGCAAGGGAGAGTCATCTAAGGAATGCAGGTGGCACTCAGCATCTCTCTGGGTACTGGTGTAACTTCTCGCCGTGCTACAGTTACAGAACTCTGTGCAGCTGTTAAAGAATGAGGTATATTTGTAAGTGTAGATATGGGAAAATTATCACCCATATGtattattaattgaaaaattggtcaggcatagtggctcacgcctgtaatctcagcatttttgggagggcgaggcaggtggatcacctgagctcaggagttttgagagcagcttggctaacatggcgaaactctgtctctactaaaaacacaaaaattagccgcgtgtggtggtgcgtttctgtaatcccggctactcagggaggttgaggcaggagaactgcttgaacctgggaggtggagtttgcagtgagctgagattgcgccattgcactccagcctaggcgacagagacctgtctcaaaaaaaaaaaaaaaaaaaaagaagatggacaAAGAAAGGTTCAGAACTAAGTATAGCATGTTTCTATTTGtgtaggaaattttttttctctgtggagAAATGTGcttgtatgtgtgtttctgtgtgtgagaGTGCACACACATAGTTATGCTGGTTATGTAAAGAAAACTTCTGTAAGGATAAAAGTAGCTTTTACAGTGGTTGTACTCtaggagagaaagacaaagagttCAGGTGGGGGAGAAATACTTGTTTTTTAAATCCGTTGTTagtgtttgaattttaaaatcatgtacgtgcacttttaaaaaattaaattagttttaaaatggcAATTCTCTGTTGAAGTAACTTCACAAAAATTTTAGTAGCTATTTCTCCTGTCCTGTTATACTGCTTTTAAGTACTGTACTAATTACCAAAGATATATGAAGTGAAGTGTAGGTGGAGGGCACCTCAGGCCACTGGCTCTCAAGGGATGTGGTTAACAACAGTTAGACTGTGCTATTTGTAGTTAATGACAGTTTGTCCATCCAGTCATTGGGTACcactgacaaaaataaacaattctgaTACCAGTGCAGGCTGTGATAATTAGAACCAACTCATGGAGAGTTATATTCTTAAAAGTAATgtctaaaatttgaaattatggaataaaataaccatttaaagcatttactattttaaatcatttaccTGTTAGAAGTCAAAGTGTGGATATAAAGGATAAATGTTGCAATTGTTTGTTTGTAactattaaatttctttctttaaccAGGTTTCACAAttcataatataattataatccaGTTAATAAACTGTATGTTTTCTTTATGTATATATCCTCTGAAGGTGTTCAAACCAAAGAgattttttatttcctaattttgtttttaaagtacacCTGTCATATTTTCTCTGGACTCGAGTCACTCTATTTAGGTGAAAGAGGAACTGAGGTTTCTTTATGCTTCCCTCAAATCATTTTATTATCAAAAATCATTCTTTGTTATTGTCTGCATTTTATGTATGGTGTTATAGTCAAACGAGAAATGAAAAAGATAGGAGAAGCTAGTGTAGCAATTTTATAGGGCTTGGTATAAGATTTCACATATCTACTAGTTCACTGAAAGTATTATCTATGTATTGTTTTCTTAAAGTCCAAATAAATTGCCTATCAGGTGATGTTCCTCAAAACGTTAGAATCAAAGTTCTCAATGCCTCAAGCATAAGCAGAAACTAACATGGTAATTTAATTATTGCAGGTGGGCCCTGTGCACATCATGAGCAGTTTTGAAGATGCTGACACAGAAGAGACAGTAACTTGTCTCCAGATGACGGTTTACCACCCTGGCCAGTTGCAGTGTGGAATATTTCAGTCAATAAGGTTTTTTAACAGAGAGAAACTCCCTTCCAGTGAAGTGGTGAAATTTGGTAGAAATTCCAGCATCTGTCATTATACTTTTCAGGACAAACAGGTTTCCCGAGTTCAGTTTTCTCTGcagttgtttaaaaaattcaacagctCAGTTCTctcctttgaaataaaaaatatgagtaAAAAGACCAATCTGATCGTGGACAGCAGAGAGCTGGGCTACCTAAATAAAATGGACCTGCCATACAGGTGCATGGTCAGATTCGGAGAGTATCAGTTTCTGATGGAGAAGGAAGATGGCGAGTCATTGGAATTTTTTGAGACTCAATTTATTTTATCTCCAAGATCACTCTTGCAAGAAAACGACTGGCCACCACACAGGCCCATACCTGAGTATGGCACTTATTCGCTCTGCTCCTCCCAAAGCAGTTCTCCGACAGAAATGGATGAAAATGAGTCATGAACACAGAAAGtctaagaagagaaatatgaagaATGAAGAGCTCTGTAGATGCTGTATAGACACTAAATAAGAGTTGATTGGGGTAGTATATTATAGTCATCTGTTATGCTGTGAAATTTGGAATTCAGTATTATCATTTTCAAGTCTGTAAATTGTGTTAGTCGTTAACTTAGTCACCTGTTGTATTCCTGGATctacacaaaattattttaagtgctCATCTGTGAGGATTAATATGCAAAAAGTATCCTTTGAGATGAAGTCGTGTTCTCAAAATAaggttatattattttctttttctgcttgatTTTCATCTTgcgttttgctttgtttttgtaagGAACCATTTCTTGGTTTGGTCATGTCATTTCACAACAGCCATTTGTTTTCAAGGTCAAGGCTCCAGGCAGTTTGTTACTGGTGTTTGCAGCCTGTCAGTACTTGCAGCACTGGAATAGGTTCTAGGCTAGTGTCTGTGCAtcactgtggttttagtttgGGAGCACTTATTTGAGAAATACTATCTTActtttctatgatttctttttacaGAATTATAGTATGTTTAATCCTAAGATGACAGTTCTCTTTGTCTATATTCAGCATctaagacaaatatttaaacattttaaagaaccaCTGTGTTAAGTTTAGGTTTATTTACTTACCAAATTAGAAGTTTGACTTTTATGTGttatacacaattttaaaatttcacgAATTCACCTTTTTAATAGTATCCATGTACATAATAAAATCAAAGTTTAATTAgccattttctttgaatttttttctaaataagggAAAGAACTGTTCTTGGGCCACTTTACATAGATAAATGTAtgtgaatatttataataaatgcttaaatatttctaaaatgttaacTTCAAAAAAGTCTTTTTCAgttcttaaataaaattttttttatttaagatacTTATTCAACTTAACTAAGGTAGCTAGTGATGTTAAGTAGATGAAGTAACCATTCAGTTAAGTTAAATTGTAGCATTGCCAGGTAGTGAGGCTTGCTGTACAGTTTTCCAGGTAAATGAAATTTCCTGTAGTAAGAGGTCCATATTTTTGTAACAGccctttaaaaatgcttttgtgaACCCTCCAGCCTCTTACCAAAAGAGGctttaaatctcatcttgattcaTACCATCAGTCTATTCCCGGGCAGTAGTATGTGATGTCCAGCACCCTAATCCCAACTCCCCAGCCCTGGGACTATTCCAGTAGAGTGAAATATTTGTCCCTGTACAAAGTGGCCTGAATGACTGTTTGAGTTCCTGTGTCTGGTTTTCCTGTTTATTCCCTGTGATGCTCAGAGTAATGGCCCATCCAAAGATGTCCAGATGTCCATATGCTAGTCTCCAGAACTTGTAACTGTGTTGTTACGTGGCAAAGGGGAATGAAGGCTGCAGATGGAAGTAAAATAGATTATGctggattatctgggtgtgcCCAGTTGATCACTGgatccttaaaagtggaagagaggCAGATCAGGATGTCAGCGTGATGAGGTGTGAGACAGACTTGACTTGCTGTTGCTGTGAGGAAGGAggtcatgagccaaggaatgtggacaGTCTCTTGAAGCTGGAAAGTGTGCATTGGACATCTGGAAgccagaaaagacaaagaaatatccAGAAAGGAACAAAGTCTtgtggacaccttgattttggtctAGTGAGAATATGTTTGACTTGTTAACTTACAAAACTTTATGATGATAAATTTGTGTTGGTCGTAAGCCACTAAATCgcagtaatttgttatagcagcagatagaaaactaatatacccCCTTTAATATAAGGTTATTTACTATTGATTCTTTCTAGGATTTTAGCTTCTGGTCTGATGTGGATTTACAGCCAGATCACCCAGCTTGAATTGCTTACAGTGTGTCGTCTCATGGTAAAGGCGTTCTATGAGTGAAGTGTATATACTTTAATGTGTGTATACTGtcacattttgactattttggaAGACTTTCACCTCTGTTTCTTGTCTTTGAGGCTGATGAATGTgtttctaagttataaatttaatattaagGGATTCGTGTATTATTGTTATTGAATCCAAACAATGTGTTAAGTAATATTTAGGGCCAGAAAAATCTCATACAGAATAATGATTTCTCCTAATGTAAATCTTGGAAAGGGTTTTGTTCAACTtgagaaatattaaatttttttttctatttttttttcttaaaagattgGCGAAGGAGAGAGTGGGTTGCTAAAAGTTTATATtgttctccaaagaatagaaacaCTTTCCATAGCCCAACTCCAGTAGTAAATAATAATGAACGCTTTAATAATGAAAGAGCAATTGGTTAGTATTAAGAATTGTTTTGATTACAAAGTTAGCATCTCTGCCTGAGCTACCCAACCCCAAAGTGGGGTAGTTAGAGGAAAGCTGCCATATTTCATAGAACTGAGGAAGGAATGCAGCAGACCTCAGGTGGCATTCGAACGCTCTGGCTCTGACCGTCAATGCATATTGGCTCAATGGCCACCTGTAGCTCTCACGTTTTACACGTTATTGATCCCCCAAAGAGACCTGATCTCTTGATTTCAGTTCCAGGGACGGGTCAGCTTGGGTCAGGTGCCCACCCCTTCACCAATCAACTTGTCTCAGGTAATGCAGTCACATTATATAATGGCTACTCTGGTCAGTGATCATGTAGATACAGCATTTTCTCAAAAAATGGTCACAGGTGGGTAGGGGTGGGGCAAAAATATTGGTGTTTGATACAAGGTACTGAAGCTAAGATGTGAAACCTTCCATATACACTTTAAGGACTTCTTTGTCCCTGGAAAGTGATTTTTCTGGGGCTCTTTAGGTAGAGAGGTGTATTAATGGTGCCAGTGTTGGAATCCTTGGCAGTCTCTTCTTGAACCTGCAACTCCAATGGTTAAATCTCATATGCCATATGGTTGTATAACCATTTTCTAGAGAATTCTGTTCCTACTATCTAATGCAGTAACTGACTGAAAAGTACGTATTACTGTTAGACTCTAACATAAGTGGTGGTATTTGTTTTAATGGAGGTGGGATCAGGTATGTGTTCACTTAagctttacattaaaaaaatttatatgtgtaaataaatatatatgccttgtagaaaaattagccataaTCTTACTACCAGAAGAGAACTACTgttaactttgtgtgtgtgtgtatgtggtggatGGTTTTATGTTACCTCCTGGCTCTTTTGATGTTTCCAATTCTCTAACACTTGTTTAATTAATTCCTTATATTATTATGTTAAGATAACaggtattgttattattttactaagtgGACCATGACTGAAACTATCAGAGTCTCCATTGCGGTTGGTGACCAAGATGAGCCCTACGAAAAGTGGGTGGAATTTAATAGGTTTCTAGTTGGTATGAGTTGTCCTCAGATCCAACCTATTCAACctacatgaaaatacttatttGTCCTTTACCTCTTAAGCAATGAACTTAGGGCTGGGAGCACTGGTGAAGAAACTGGGATGGCATTAGTTTCAGCTCTATTGCTGGTTTCATAATTTTGTTGCTGATGGAAGGCTACCAAGGGACTAGAGATGAACCAGTTTGGCCCTGCTTAGTGGCATCAGTAAAATAACTGCTTGAAGGCCCAAATCAagacagtgacttttttttttttttttaagactactCAAGTGCAGTAGTCAGAAGCGGGGAAGAGAGTAGAACAAGAAGTTTAGTCTGTGACTATGAACAATCAACTGAGCTAACTCAACAGtgacattttaaaacagaaaacttcTGAGATTAGACAGTCACAATAAGGTGTGACAATGAAATTTCCCCTTAGTTCACAGTGCCTTTTTATAATAATATCACTTTCTGCgtctttaaagttttttaatCCTCCAAAGTTAGGTTagacacttatttttttttttttttttgagtcagagcttcgctcttgttgcccaggctagagtgcaatggcgtgatctcggctcactgcaacctccgcctcccgggttcaagcaattctcctgcctcagcctcctgagtagctgggattacaggcatgctccaccacgcctggctaattttgtatttttagtagagatgggatttctccgtgttggtcaggctggtcttgaactcctgacctcaggtgatccgcctgtcttggcctcccaaagtgctgggattacaggcatgagccactgcgcccgcccaGGTTAGACACACTCTTTTTAATAGCTAAGCAAAAAAATCCCCTGAAGCCCCCAAAACTCTCAAAACAATACTGACCTAATTTCTACTGGAAATAATTGTACAGTGTTGAGTGTGGGCTCTGAGTCATACTGCTTGGGTTTATCTACCATTCCTGTAATTTGACATAACTCAGAttccttttttgaaaaacaaGGATTAAATAGTGCCTCCTTCATAGGGTCTCTGTGAATATCAACTGAGATAAAGTATGTAGTCTCCTTACCACAGCGTTTATACACAGTACATGTTCCTGTGAGTAGCATGGGGCAGAGTTAGGTCCTCATTTTTAATGGTCTCATATAAGATTTCTGAACTACAGAGGACATTACTATATCTGGGTAGGAGGAAATAAATCTTTAAATTTGCAATAATAATACTCATacaatttttaatatcattttccaaatttaatttcattttcacctTTAATATTTCCTCAGGATTCATGAATCAGATGCAGGGATTCTGTTTCTctccatttttattgttgttgttgttgtttttcatttaggATTTCAATGTGGAATCTCAGATTTCTTTTGTGAACTCCCTTACTGTCAGATAATTAACCAGAAATACCAAATAAATGAAGATAGGAAAACACTACATATTTAACATAAAATCTTTTTTAGATGTCTGTATTCTCAAGAAATTATGATTAGGACATGTTTACCTAGTTAAACGAAACCTCTGGCCTCtgctagaaaaatatatttatctattgAAAAAAAAGCAGGCATAATTCCAAAATACATCATTTCAAAAGTTCTAGTGTTACCAGTGGTGAGTATGGGCAGGCTCCATGGTCCTTGATCTTTGTCTTCTTGTGAGAAAGAATTCAGCCAAGAGACAGAAGTATATTTAAGGCAGAAACAAGAGTTTATTGAAGCAAAAAAAAGTACACTTGGATGGAACCAAGGGGGACATCAAAAGATTGAGTACCCAGCCTGACCTTTGTCTTAGAGCTCTTAGAGatttattatttcctatttttttccccgtctcttcccctccctgtatGTGCAGTGGTTTGCCAGTATCTGGGAGGGCCTTTTGGTGGTTGAAGTTATGCACATGCTCTCTTAGGGCAATTTTCCCTTACTGGGCTAGCGCTCCCCACCAAGCCCCATGGGAAGGTCATATATTCGTCAAACTCTGTCATTTTGCCCCTTACTGTGCATGCCTGGACATGTCCCCAGAGGAAGGCCAAACTCTGCCATCTTAAATTCTTATTGGGAAGTTGTTGCCTATGAGCTCAAGATGTCTCCTGTTAGATTTTTCCATCACCAGCCCTGACATTCTTTGTGGCCCTGTCCTGCCCTGTTCATATCTGCCTATCTATCTACTCTAAAACTAGTATCTTAAATAAAAACCCTTCTCTGCTCTCTTTTCAAAGTGTCTGCATTAGCTGTTCTTTATTCTTCATCCCCAACTCCCCAGTTTCCATCCCTTCATTTGTATAACTTGTCTCCAAATGCAACTAAAGCAGCGGACCTCTTTTCAAAGCATTTGCTATTGTTGAGCCCTCTTATTTCCTGGCTCCTGTGACACTATTCTCTGGTTCCTGCATTCCTCCTGTATCTGTTTCTTTTGACTGTTTCACTACCCCCAACTTCTAAATGTCAACACTTAGTTGGGCATCTCTATGTGCTCCCCAGGGGCGAACTCAGCTGGTTTAACGACTTAAAATACCATTTTCCTACTAATGACTCCCAAACTGGAACCTAGACCTCTTTCTTGGGCTGCAGACATATATCCCATCACCTACTTGACATCTTCATCCAAATATCTTATAAACACCTCAAAGTTAACTTTTCAAATAGAACTCTTTCATTTTCCCCACTTTCCCAAACCTGTTCCTCCCATTACATTGAAGTCAAATCAGAACCAAGAAGTTATAGTTAAGGGCACTTGCAGCTGCTAGGCTGGCTGTCAGACATCTATAGATTTGGCCAGGAGGGAGACAATGAGTCCAAATAGATTGAGACAGTTTATTATTTACACAGACAGCAAAAGCAGTATCAGGATGGAGTCAGCTCCCTGTATCCTTGGTCCTTAGGGATGTCCCTGGATGACAATGAACCAAGGGGACAAGATGACAGATGACAAGTAGAAATAGCTCTGTTGAGGAGCCAACTCTAAACTATAGCTAAACATTTTTATAGTCGGTATCTGTACCTGAATGAGAGTGAGGTCACTGGAAACCAGTTGGATGAGAAATTGCCGCATGGCAGCCTTTTGCAAGACAGGGAGGTATTTTGCAAGATAAATGGCCCTCTGACAGCTCCTTTATGATGGCCTATCTTGCCATGGAGGATCCAGGGAGGATCACGATGTTTTCTACCAAGACCTGTGTCAGACTGTGGTTGTTTTCCCTACGTGGACTACGTGGAGTGAGCGAGGTAGCCATGGCACCGTGCCAGATGTGTTACCCCTACAGTAGTATCTGATTCTACCCCTTCCTTTAGTGTTATATCCAACCTATCAGAAAATCCTGATGATTCTACCTCTAAAATAAATCTGCTCTGCCTTTTCACAGCCATTGTAAACCCAAGGCACACTATATTCCATTGGGAGTGCTATATATCCACTCTTGCCTTCTTACAATCCATTCTCTAGACAGCAACTAAAGCAATCTTTTGAAAATGTGTATATGATGACTGTACATCCTTGCTTACAAAAAATGTCAGTGGCTTTCTATTACACATCAAATAAAACTCATTCTTGGCCTACAAGGTCTTGCATCATCTGGCCCTTAACTACCACTCCAGTATCATCTCATACCACTCTTACCCCTCACTCATGATGCTTCATTCCCAGTGGTCTTTTTATTCACAGAACATAACAAACTCTTTCCCACCTCTGGTACTTTGTACTTGCTATTCCCTTTGCTTATAAAATGCTTCACACCAGGCTTTTTTACTTGACTGTTTCCTGCTTAACAATTAGGTTTTAGCCAAGTTAAcaattaaaacttaaaacaattaAGTTTTAGCCAAGCTATCTCCTCAGAGAGGATTCTCCTGACCTATGAGAAGTAGTCAATTGGCCCCCAGTTACTCTCTGTCCTATAATCTTATATATTTTCTAACTGTGACCTGTGGTTTTCTTACATATTATTGTCTATCTCTCTCACCAGAATGGTAAGCAAAGAGCAGAGACCTTATATGTCTTTGTACTTCTATGTCCCTAACACCCACCAGACACAGTTCCAATAATATTAAATACTATtccaatatttgctgaataagttATTTCTAGTACTTtttataaacacaaaacaaaacattaacttttttttaacagttaaaaacacattttctagtTCCATCTTGCTTTCTTA belongs to Symphalangus syndactylus isolate Jambi chromosome 4, NHGRI_mSymSyn1-v2.1_pri, whole genome shotgun sequence and includes:
- the TIFA gene encoding TRAF-interacting protein with FHA domain-containing protein A, with product MSSFEDADTEETVTCLQMTVYHPGQLQCGIFQSIRFFNREKLPSSEVVKFGRNSSICHYTFQDKQVSRVQFSLQLFKKFNSSVLSFEIKNMSKKTNLIVDSRELGYLNKMDLPYRCMVRFGEYQFLMEKEDGESLEFFETQFILSPRSLLQENDWPPHRPIPEYGTYSLCSSQSSSPTEMDENES